Proteins from a genomic interval of Dama dama isolate Ldn47 chromosome 1, ASM3311817v1, whole genome shotgun sequence:
- the LOC133053876 gene encoding olfactory receptor 52N4 translates to MLKLNKTEWVPPSFILNGVPGLEDVHIWISFPFCSMYVVAMAGNCGLLYLIYSEDSLHKPMYYFLAMLSLTDLVMCSSTVPKALSIFWFHLKKIGSDGCLIQMFFVHTFTGMESGVLMLMALDRYVAICYPLRYSTILTNPVIAKAGLSTFLRGVLLIIPFPFLTKRLPYCKGNVIPHTYCDHMSVAKLSCGNTKVNAIYGLIVALLIGGFDILCITVSYTMILRAVVSLSSAEARRKAFSTCTAHICAIVFSYSPAFFSFFSHRFGGHTVPPSCHIIMANVYLLLPPTMNPVVYGVKTKQIRDCVLGILSGSKNTKSQNI, encoded by the coding sequence ATGCTAAAGTTGAATAAAACAGAGTGGGTCCCACCCTCATTCATTCTGAATGGAGTCCCAGGACTGGAAGATGTGCatatttggatttccttccctttctgctcCATGTATGTTGTAGCTATGGCAGGGAATTGTGGACTCCTCTACCTCATCTACTCTGAGGACTCCTTGCACAAACCTATGTATTACTTCTTGGCCATGCTTTCCCTAACTGATCTTGTCATGTGCTCTAGCACAGTCCCTAAAGCCCTCTCCATCTTCTGGTTTCATCTCAAGAAAATTGGCTCTGATGGATGCCTGATCCAGATGTTCTTTGTCCACACCTTCACAGGGATGGAGTCTGGGGTGCTCATGCTCATGGCCCTggaccgctacgtggccatctgctaCCCTCTGCGCTACTCAACTATCCTCACAAATCCCGTCATTGCAAAGGCGGGTCTCTCCACCTTTCTCAGAGGGGTGTTGCTCATcattcccttccctttcctcacCAAGCGCCTGCCCTACTGCAAAGGCAATGTAATCCCCCACACGTATTGTGACCACATGTCTGTGGCCAAGCTGTCTTGTGGAAATACCAAGGTCAATGCTATCTATGGTCTGATTGTCGCCCTCCTGATTGGAGGCTTTGACATCCTGTGCATCACAGTCTCCTACACCATGATCCTGAGGGCGGTGGTCAGCCTCTCCTCAGCAGAAGCTCGGCGGAAGGCCTTCAGCACCTGCACTGCCCACATCTGTGCTATAGTTTTCTCCTACAGCCcagccttcttctccttcttttccCATCGCTTTGGGGGCCACACAGTGCCTCCCTCTTGTCACATCATTATGGCCAATGTTTATCTACTGTTGCCTCCAACTATGAATCCTGTTGTGTATGGAGTGAAAACCAAGCAGATAAGAGACTGTGTTTTAGGAATCCTTTCAGGTTCTAAGAATACCAAATCCCAAAACATTTGA